The sequence AAGGCTCAAACGTCGAGTTCAAAGCCTCACGCTTCAGCCTCAAAGGCTCAAACGTCGAGTTCAAAGGCTCGCGCTTCAGCCTCAAAGCCTCAAACGTCGAGTTCAAAGGCTGACGCTTCAGCCTCAAAGGCTCAAACGTCGAGTTCAAAGGCTCGCGCTTCAGCCTCAAAGGCTCAAACTTTAATCCCCATCTCCCCATCTCCCCATCTCCCCACACTCCCCACCTTCCCCCTGCTCAAAAACTCCACCTCCGATGGGGAGTTTTTATTTTTTATGTAGATGTGATCCACTTAGCTGATAAATTTTATAGAGAATCTTAACCTAAATTTGTACTAGTTTTAACTCAACCTTTGCTAATACCGTAAGCCTTAGTCAGAAGATTGTGAGGATACTATGGCAAAATACGATATCCGATTGGGGTTTAGATGCATCAATTCCATCAACCCAGAGCCAAAATCCACAGGGAAGGCTCTCTCAAGCTGCTGTTTAATGCGTTTAGGACATGGATTTATGAAACGGCAATTACCTAAAACCACTTAGATTCTGAGCATCATGTCAAGTGGATTGCAATCAAGTCACTGCCGTCTCGTGACCAGCGAAATGCTTTCCCAGCGGCTAGTATTTACCCGTAGCATCCATGTGTAAAACATGAAAATCGCATTTTTTTGTGGAGTTTTTTTACTAAACTTGAGGAGTACTAATGCTTGAGGCTATCGCTGTTGCTTGGCTGTTACTATTTTTTGGCGATTTCCTTTCAACTTTTGTTTACCATGTACCCGAGCATGTTTTTGGTAGCCTCCACCTAAAAACGCATCACTCCTGGAAGAAAGACTTCCGCCACTACGCTATTTTGACCTTCAATGCCCAAGTTCTTTTAGATGGTATCCTTGGTGCTCTGCCTTATGTGCTGATGGGAGTAGTTCTGTGGCCTTTTTCTCCAATCGGCGTGAGCGTTGGCTTGCTCTTAGGACAGTTCCATGTGTGGTGGAGACACGTCAGCGTTTTGGATTGGCAAACTCCAAAAGCTGTAAATTTTTTGTGTCAAATTTTATTCATCACTACTCCTGAGAGACATTGGCTACACCATCAAAAAACTAATCAGGGATTTGGTGATATTTTTACCTTCTTTGAGCAACCATCTCTAGTCTGGATGCGTTGGCTGCGGCTGATTAGGCTTCATTTGCGTTACTCTCGCGTCACAAATTAATTTTGTGAGCAGATTCACGAAAGCCAGCACAAAATTTAGGAGTTATAGGGTTTCGCGCTGATTACAAAACAGTTGAATTTTGTGGAGACGAAGCCAAAGCAACGTCTCTACCACAAAAACATGTTTTGCTGCAAAATTGCATAAAAATGTGACAACGCTAGGCCTTATAGTAGGAATTTAGGGGTAATTGTCTGATTTTCACTGTTTTAGTAGTCCCTATCTGCTCCTATATTTCCTGGCACAACCAACTAGCGTCATGTCCCATCAATTGCTCGTCTGCAAGCTTGCAGTAATCTGGCCTTTGCTGACTATTTTTCAGTGCTTCGGTAGTAGACCCCCAAGTGTTGATGCTCAATCACTCCCCTCACCAGAACTACCCCCACCCCAAGATGTACAACCACTCCCCCCTTCTCCCCTCCCCTCAATTCCACCACCACAGCCACTCCCCCCACCAGAACAGTTACTTCCTTCTCCTCGCCAGGACTCCATACCAGAGCAGCCACCTCTAGATAAATTAAATGAAACTATTATTGTTGAAAGGTTTATTATTGTTGGTAGCACAGTCTTCAGTGCCGAGGAATTAGCTGAAGTTACGGCAAAATTTACTAAAAGACCAATTACATTAACAGAATTATTTCAAGCCCGGTCACAAATCAGTAATTTATATATTGAAAAAGGTTACATTACCTCTGGTGCTTATATTCCGCCGCAAACAATCCAGTCTGGTGTAATCACAATTCAAGTAATTGAAGGGAAATTGTCGGAAATTCAGGTAACAGGAACGCGGCGATTGGACTCGAATTATGTCCGCAGTCGTCTAGCCCTAGCTACGTCCCCACCCCTCAATCGAGAGCGATTGTTAGAAGCACTGCAACTATTGCAACTCAATCCGTTAATTGACAAACTCTCGGCGGAACTCTCCACTGGCTCTCGTGCGGGTACAAGCATATTACAAGTCCAAATTCAAGAAGCAAAAACCTTTAGTAGTGAAGTAGTGCTGGATAACGGGCGATCGCCTAGCGTGGGTAGTTTTCGGCGGCGGTTAGAATTGACACAAGCCAACTTGCTAGGAATAGGAGATGGTTTGAAAGTCGGTTACACCAATACAGATGGTAGCAATGGTTGGGATGTCGGTTACACTCTACCTGTGAATCCCGAAAATGGTACCATCTCCTTTAACTTTGGTACCACATCCAGTGCGGTGATTGAGCGTCCGTTTAGCATTCTCGATATTCAATCGGCTTTCCGCTACTACGAATTGAGCTTCCGTCAACCCCTGTTCCAAAGTCCTACACAAGAATTAGTACTAGGCTTAACGGCGACCCATCGAAACAGTGAAGCTACTTACGTGGAGACAGAACGCATCCCCTTTCCGGCTTTGGGTGCTGATGGGGAAGGAAGGACGCGGATATCTGCGTTGCGCTTTTTTCAAGAGTGGACTAACCGTAACAGCCGTGAAGTTTTTGGTGTGCGATCGCAATTTAATCTCGGCATAGGTGCATTGAATGCCACAATTAATCAAGATCCCCCCGATACACGCTTTTTCTCTTGGCAAGGGCAAGCTCAGTGGGTGAGGTTACTAGCTCCTAATACCTTACTATTACTCCGCGCCAACGCACAACTAGCATCTAGACCACTTTTACCTTTAGAACAGTTCGGTTTGGGTGGTAATGAAAGTGTGCGGGGCTATCGTCAAGATTTAATACTGTCAGATAATGGCGCTTTTGCTAGTGCAGAGGTGCAAATCCCCATTTTGCGTTTACCGGATGTTGACGGTCTGCTACACGTAATCCCTTTTGTTGATTTTGGCGTTGCTTGGAATAATTCTGCTAGCAGCTACTTGAGTGATAACACCTTAGCATCGGTCGGTTTGGGTTGGCGCTGGACTCAGGGCGATCGCTTTAGTGCTCGTCTTGATTGGGGTATTCCTCTGATTTCTGTTGACTCTCAACAAAGAACTCTCCAAGAAAATGGACTTTATTTTTCTA is a genomic window of Fortiea contorta PCC 7126 containing:
- a CDS encoding sterol desaturase family protein, with product MLEAIAVAWLLLFFGDFLSTFVYHVPEHVFGSLHLKTHHSWKKDFRHYAILTFNAQVLLDGILGALPYVLMGVVLWPFSPIGVSVGLLLGQFHVWWRHVSVLDWQTPKAVNFLCQILFITTPERHWLHHQKTNQGFGDIFTFFEQPSLVWMRWLRLIRLHLRYSRVTN
- a CDS encoding ShlB/FhaC/HecB family hemolysin secretion/activation protein, whose protein sequence is MSHQLLVCKLAVIWPLLTIFQCFGSRPPSVDAQSLPSPELPPPQDVQPLPPSPLPSIPPPQPLPPPEQLLPSPRQDSIPEQPPLDKLNETIIVERFIIVGSTVFSAEELAEVTAKFTKRPITLTELFQARSQISNLYIEKGYITSGAYIPPQTIQSGVITIQVIEGKLSEIQVTGTRRLDSNYVRSRLALATSPPLNRERLLEALQLLQLNPLIDKLSAELSTGSRAGTSILQVQIQEAKTFSSEVVLDNGRSPSVGSFRRRLELTQANLLGIGDGLKVGYTNTDGSNGWDVGYTLPVNPENGTISFNFGTTSSAVIERPFSILDIQSAFRYYELSFRQPLFQSPTQELVLGLTATHRNSEATYVETERIPFPALGADGEGRTRISALRFFQEWTNRNSREVFGVRSQFNLGIGALNATINQDPPDTRFFSWQGQAQWVRLLAPNTLLLLRANAQLASRPLLPLEQFGLGGNESVRGYRQDLILSDNGAFASAEVQIPILRLPDVDGLLHVIPFVDFGVAWNNSASSYLSDNTLASVGLGWRWTQGDRFSARLDWGIPLISVDSQQRTLQENGLYFSIRYSPF